One Bacteroidota bacterium genomic window carries:
- a CDS encoding site-specific DNA-methyltransferase yields MPAPKAKRNKTISLTEEQLENYSAKLIDINETVTLDKILDKTINRNLFDIIKYLPDEFVDLLIIDPPYNLDRDFGSAKFRKLPVEEYSMYLRSWLPQLLKLLKPEATIYICGDYLSSLSIFSVASEYFKLRNRITWQRDKGRGASKNWKNSMEDIWFFTMGNDYTFNLDAVKEKRAVIAPYKEDGEPKDWMDSDEGRFRMSHPSNIWTDITIPYWSMAENTEHPTQKPEKLMAKLILASSNEGDVIFDPFLGSGTTSVVAKKLNRHFVGIEIDRKYAATAEYRLELAESDDTIQGYFEGVFWERNSLKHQKKSKKKSDGEDNEEEGGFFNFM; encoded by the coding sequence ATGCCTGCACCAAAGGCAAAAAGAAACAAGACAATTTCACTGACAGAAGAGCAACTCGAGAATTATTCTGCGAAGTTAATCGATATCAACGAAACCGTTACCCTTGACAAGATACTTGATAAAACCATTAACCGTAATCTTTTTGATATTATCAAGTACCTTCCTGATGAGTTTGTTGATTTATTGATTATCGACCCGCCATACAATCTCGATCGTGATTTTGGTTCTGCAAAGTTCAGAAAACTTCCTGTGGAGGAGTACTCGATGTATCTCAGGAGCTGGCTCCCTCAGTTGCTAAAACTCCTGAAACCCGAAGCCACTATTTATATCTGTGGTGATTACCTGAGCTCTCTCTCCATATTTTCCGTGGCAAGCGAATACTTCAAATTGCGAAACAGAATCACCTGGCAGAGAGACAAAGGGCGCGGAGCGAGCAAAAACTGGAAGAATTCGATGGAAGATATCTGGTTTTTCACGATGGGAAATGACTATACCTTCAACCTCGATGCCGTAAAGGAGAAAAGAGCTGTTATCGCCCCCTACAAAGAAGACGGGGAACCGAAGGACTGGATGGACTCAGACGAGGGAAGATTTAGAATGAGTCACCCTTCAAACATTTGGACTGATATCACAATTCCATACTGGTCGATGGCCGAAAACACGGAGCATCCGACACAGAAGCCCGAAAAGCTGATGGCAAAACTGATTCTTGCATCCTCGAACGAGGGGGATGTGATTTTTGATCCTTTCCTGGGCTCCGGAACCACTTCGGTTGTTGCCAAAAAATTGAACAGGCACTTCGTCGGAATCGAGATTGACAGAAAATATGCAGCGACGGCTGAATACCGGCTCGAACTGGCTGAATCCGATGACACTATTCAGGGCTACTTCGAAGGTGTATTCTGGGAGAGAAACTCACTGAAGCATCAGAAAAAATCGAAGAAGAAAAGTGACGGCGAAGATAATGAGGAAGAAGGCGGTTTCTTCAACTTTATGTAA
- a CDS encoding outer membrane protein assembly factor: MKIFQVLVFSLLCISAASPQKPDSVTIPAGAEYNSGSIHRMLYGDLWRDLWTTPAKIPVLDLNQFDGGLTPFKKEDSTGTLSLFLQGSGGKIWKFRSLNKFTTVTLHPDLRNTFAGKFFQEMTAAAPPAVTLILSPMMDSLGILHSTPLLCFIPDDVRLGDFRDGFRNLPGTLEIDSKSIDTTIISTENLIQRLLTAQNEKVDGNAFLKERLFDVFVNDWNRGPDQWEWMKPGEPGNPLWKPLPKNRDKAFSRFDGLYPKAASFVIPEWTSFDGSFPPPDRATRTGGFLDKMFLSEISRQDWDSVADFVVAKLTNELFDTALSRFPKELLPGSASYLKNILVERRGNLKEFSAGYYNYINKVVDIFSTDFNDKVEIIRTDTSTVIAFLNQESGQEGKTTVHYKKKFDSRITEDIRIHLVGGDDKVKITGYAESGPLIRIDGGKGKDSFIDSSEVGGWFLNFLPFRRAENKNIFFDDDPATVVIDGPGTVFRVQKPFSENEVKDFFDPVVPQHGRGMSFNPVFDLSSTLGLQFGGGPVFTNYDFRKKPWDSKISFVVSYATKPKDYDAEFEGWFNSIIEGTTIGFKAFRKSIDFNRYYGYGNETAYDPEFSSKGGYNISRVHYAAEVSLDYDLFSGLHNFYQVRLSRNDTEVNFPGVLVNLPAGQYGLGVLTTITFGTGLLIDKRDHPDLPLEGYYFKASGYYTPKFFYKRGEIYSGNFDVRGYIPVPFLKNSALALRVTGERVLGDFPFFMSAFLGGSKNLRGFRNERFSGDASLYGCAELRISLGRLKTLVTSNIGLYLFTEAGRVFRNGESSTLWHVSNGVGIWSHIFDRALVIASSIAFSQETVNLSLSTKVNF, translated from the coding sequence TTGAAAATATTCCAAGTTCTGGTTTTTTCCCTTTTGTGTATCTCTGCGGCATCACCACAGAAACCTGATTCAGTAACAATTCCTGCCGGAGCCGAATACAACTCGGGAAGCATTCACCGGATGCTCTACGGAGACTTATGGCGTGACCTCTGGACAACCCCCGCAAAAATTCCCGTTCTCGATCTGAATCAGTTCGATGGTGGTTTGACACCGTTCAAAAAGGAAGACTCCACCGGAACCCTCTCTCTTTTCCTGCAGGGAAGTGGCGGCAAAATCTGGAAATTTCGCTCTCTAAACAAGTTTACAACGGTTACACTTCACCCCGATCTCCGGAACACATTTGCCGGAAAATTTTTTCAGGAAATGACGGCTGCCGCTCCCCCGGCGGTCACCCTGATACTCTCACCAATGATGGATTCCCTTGGCATCCTCCATTCAACCCCGTTACTCTGTTTTATACCGGATGATGTCAGGTTGGGCGACTTCAGGGACGGGTTCAGGAACTTGCCCGGTACCCTTGAAATTGACTCAAAGTCGATTGACACCACCATAATTTCGACAGAAAATCTGATTCAAAGACTGCTTACAGCACAAAATGAAAAAGTTGACGGCAATGCATTTCTGAAGGAAAGGTTGTTCGATGTGTTTGTGAATGACTGGAACAGAGGACCTGATCAGTGGGAATGGATGAAGCCGGGCGAACCAGGCAACCCCCTCTGGAAACCTCTTCCAAAAAACAGGGACAAGGCATTCTCACGATTCGACGGACTCTATCCAAAGGCGGCTTCCTTTGTTATTCCCGAGTGGACCTCATTCGATGGTTCCTTCCCGCCTCCCGACCGTGCAACCCGAACAGGCGGGTTCCTCGACAAAATGTTCCTCTCCGAAATTTCCCGTCAGGACTGGGATTCTGTTGCAGATTTCGTAGTGGCTAAACTGACAAATGAACTTTTTGACACGGCTCTAAGCCGGTTTCCTAAGGAGTTACTTCCCGGTTCCGCTTCATATCTGAAAAATATACTCGTTGAAAGAAGAGGTAATCTGAAGGAATTTTCAGCGGGTTACTATAATTATATCAACAAGGTGGTTGACATTTTTTCAACAGACTTTAATGACAAAGTTGAAATAATCAGAACTGACACTTCAACGGTTATTGCTTTCTTAAATCAGGAGTCGGGTCAGGAGGGGAAGACGACCGTGCACTACAAAAAGAAATTCGACAGCCGTATCACGGAAGATATCAGAATTCATTTGGTTGGCGGGGATGACAAAGTTAAGATCACCGGATATGCAGAATCAGGTCCCCTTATCAGAATCGACGGAGGTAAAGGGAAAGACAGTTTTATCGACTCTTCCGAGGTCGGGGGCTGGTTCCTCAATTTTCTTCCGTTCAGAAGGGCAGAGAACAAAAACATCTTCTTCGACGATGACCCCGCAACTGTGGTGATTGATGGTCCCGGAACAGTTTTTAGAGTACAGAAACCATTTTCAGAAAACGAAGTTAAGGATTTTTTTGATCCCGTGGTTCCACAGCACGGCAGGGGGATGAGTTTTAATCCGGTTTTTGATCTTTCGAGCACACTCGGACTCCAGTTCGGGGGCGGTCCCGTTTTCACTAATTATGACTTTCGAAAGAAACCCTGGGACTCAAAAATTTCATTTGTCGTATCGTATGCCACAAAACCAAAGGACTATGATGCCGAATTCGAAGGCTGGTTCAATTCCATTATCGAAGGGACGACAATAGGCTTCAAAGCATTCCGAAAATCCATCGATTTTAACAGGTACTACGGGTACGGGAATGAAACTGCATACGATCCGGAATTTTCTTCAAAAGGGGGGTATAATATCTCCAGGGTTCACTATGCGGCAGAAGTTTCTCTTGACTATGATCTTTTTTCCGGATTACATAATTTCTACCAGGTGAGGCTGTCGCGGAATGATACGGAAGTAAATTTTCCGGGTGTTCTGGTGAATCTTCCGGCGGGACAATATGGACTTGGTGTACTTACCACCATTACCTTCGGTACAGGGTTGTTGATTGATAAAAGGGATCATCCCGATCTTCCTCTCGAGGGTTACTACTTTAAGGCATCAGGCTATTATACTCCAAAATTCTTCTACAAAAGAGGAGAGATCTACTCAGGAAATTTCGATGTCCGGGGATACATACCGGTTCCGTTCCTGAAGAACTCTGCCCTGGCACTAAGGGTTACGGGTGAAAGGGTTTTGGGCGATTTCCCCTTTTTTATGTCTGCATTTCTCGGCGGGTCGAAAAATCTCAGGGGATTCAGAAACGAGCGATTTTCCGGGGATGCTTCGTTGTACGGGTGTGCAGAACTCCGAATTTCTTTGGGACGGCTTAAAACTCTGGTAACATCAAATATCGGGTTATACCTTTTTACTGAAGCAGGACGGGTTTTCCGGAATGGAGAATCTTCGACGCTCTGGCATGTGAGTAATGGAGTGGGGATCTGGTCGCATATCTTTGACAGGGCTTTGGTGATTGCCTCCTCAATTGCGTTCTCGCAGGAGACTGTTAATCTGTCTCTCTCCACCAAAGTGAATTTTTAA
- the clpB gene encoding ATP-dependent chaperone ClpB encodes MSFNINKFTVKAQEAIQKGLEIAGSYGNQIVEPVHILAALIEERGGIADSLIQKTGANTDRLRIKVSAEMDKLPKVSGSAASDLKLSPNSSNLFENAMKLASEFKDEFVSTEHLLLAISGDSGEAGRLLKDAGVSKEDLSSAVEGIRGGSRVTSQNAEDTYASLQKYGRNLNDLARAGKLDPVIGRNDEIRRVMQVLSRRTKNNPVLIGEPGVGKTAIAEGIAQRIVSGDAPETIKTKQLVALDIGALIAGTQYRGQFEERLKAVIKEVQNSNGQIVLFIDELHTLVGAGKTDGAMDAANILKPALARGELHCIGATTLDEYKKYIEKDAALERRFQPVIVSEPNEEDSISILRGLKERYEVHHGVRITDGAIVAAVQLSNRYISDRFLPDKAIDLIDESASRLRIEIDSMPEELDILERKIKQLEIEKVALSREKDDSSVKRLEDLNEELAELTEERSGIRLHWEKEKEEIQHIREIKSQIEKLRADSEMFEREGNLSKVAEIRYGTLPQLERQLKEETGNLNKVQSEKRLLKEEVEADDVAEIVSRWTGIPVTKMLEGERAKLINLETQLHKRVVGQEEAVYAVSNAVRRSRAGLQDANKPTGSFIFLGTTGVGKTELAKALAEALFDDEHAMIRIDMSEYMEKFSVTRLIGAPPGYVGYEEGGQLTEAVRRRPYSVILLDEIEKAHPDVFNVLLQVLDDGRLTDNQGRTVDFKNTIIIMTSNLGSHIIQESLTNLEDTDIDRVMGTLRMQLSDLLRKTIRPEFLNRIDDVILFKPLRHSEIRRIVEIQLEAVREMLSKKEIAFSISQEAEDWIADLGYDLTFGARPLKRTIQKYVINPLAQELITGNISDGDTVSAEVDDRGRIIFKKS; translated from the coding sequence ATGTCATTCAATATCAATAAATTTACAGTAAAAGCTCAGGAAGCCATCCAAAAGGGGCTTGAAATTGCCGGCAGTTACGGAAACCAGATTGTGGAACCCGTACACATTCTCGCAGCTCTCATCGAGGAGAGGGGTGGGATTGCCGATTCCCTGATCCAAAAAACGGGAGCAAACACCGACCGCCTTCGAATCAAGGTATCTGCGGAGATGGATAAACTTCCAAAAGTCTCCGGAAGTGCTGCAAGCGACCTCAAACTCTCGCCAAACTCCTCAAATCTTTTTGAAAATGCAATGAAACTCGCAAGTGAGTTCAAAGATGAGTTTGTCTCAACCGAGCATTTGCTCCTTGCCATCTCAGGTGATTCAGGGGAGGCGGGAAGACTCCTGAAAGATGCGGGCGTATCGAAAGAGGACCTCTCCAGTGCAGTTGAAGGAATCAGAGGAGGGAGCAGAGTAACATCCCAAAATGCAGAAGATACATACGCATCGCTTCAAAAATATGGCAGAAACCTGAATGATCTCGCCCGTGCTGGTAAACTCGATCCCGTGATCGGCAGAAATGACGAGATCAGACGGGTAATGCAGGTGCTCTCAAGAAGAACCAAAAACAATCCTGTGCTGATTGGTGAACCCGGAGTTGGAAAGACCGCCATCGCCGAAGGAATCGCACAACGAATTGTTTCGGGTGATGCTCCTGAAACCATCAAGACAAAACAGCTTGTTGCTCTCGACATCGGAGCTCTTATTGCCGGTACGCAATACAGAGGACAGTTCGAGGAGAGACTTAAGGCAGTTATCAAGGAAGTTCAGAATTCCAACGGACAAATCGTCCTTTTTATTGATGAACTTCACACCCTTGTCGGTGCCGGAAAAACCGACGGGGCAATGGATGCAGCAAACATACTAAAACCCGCTTTGGCTCGTGGAGAGCTTCACTGCATTGGTGCAACCACTCTCGATGAGTACAAAAAGTATATCGAAAAGGACGCCGCCCTCGAAAGACGGTTTCAGCCCGTTATCGTGTCCGAACCGAATGAGGAAGACTCAATCTCAATCCTGAGAGGATTGAAGGAAAGATATGAGGTGCATCACGGTGTCAGAATTACAGACGGTGCCATCGTTGCCGCTGTTCAACTCTCCAATAGATACATCAGCGACAGGTTTCTGCCCGACAAGGCAATTGACCTGATCGATGAATCCGCTTCACGGCTTCGAATTGAAATCGATTCGATGCCGGAGGAACTCGACATTCTCGAGAGAAAAATCAAGCAGCTCGAAATCGAAAAGGTTGCTCTCTCAAGAGAAAAAGACGATTCATCGGTGAAAAGACTCGAAGACCTCAATGAGGAGCTCGCAGAACTCACCGAGGAAAGAAGCGGCATAAGACTCCACTGGGAGAAGGAAAAAGAGGAAATTCAGCATATCCGCGAAATAAAATCGCAGATCGAAAAACTCCGTGCCGACTCTGAGATGTTTGAAAGGGAGGGCAATCTCTCAAAAGTGGCTGAAATCAGATACGGTACACTTCCCCAGCTCGAAAGACAACTGAAAGAGGAAACCGGCAACCTCAACAAGGTGCAATCGGAGAAACGGCTTCTGAAAGAGGAAGTGGAAGCCGACGATGTCGCAGAAATCGTTTCACGCTGGACAGGTATTCCGGTTACCAAAATGCTCGAGGGTGAGAGAGCCAAGTTAATCAACCTCGAAACCCAGCTCCACAAAAGGGTCGTCGGGCAGGAGGAAGCGGTTTATGCCGTCTCGAATGCCGTCAGAAGATCCAGAGCGGGACTGCAGGACGCCAACAAACCCACGGGATCTTTTATTTTCCTTGGTACCACCGGTGTCGGCAAAACTGAACTCGCTAAAGCCCTCGCTGAAGCCCTTTTTGACGATGAACACGCAATGATAAGGATTGATATGTCGGAGTATATGGAGAAATTCTCCGTTACCCGTCTTATCGGAGCACCTCCCGGATATGTCGGCTACGAAGAAGGCGGACAACTGACTGAAGCAGTCAGGAGAAGACCCTACTCCGTCATTCTCCTGGATGAAATTGAGAAGGCTCACCCGGATGTTTTCAATGTCCTGCTTCAGGTACTTGATGACGGAAGACTCACCGACAATCAGGGACGAACAGTTGATTTCAAGAACACAATCATAATTATGACTTCGAATCTTGGTTCACACATCATTCAGGAAAGTCTCACAAATCTGGAGGATACCGATATCGACAGGGTGATGGGCACTTTAAGAATGCAACTCTCGGATCTTCTGAGGAAAACTATCAGACCCGAATTCCTCAACAGAATAGATGATGTAATTCTTTTCAAACCTCTCAGACATTCCGAGATCAGAAGGATTGTGGAGATTCAACTGGAGGCCGTAAGGGAAATGCTCTCCAAAAAAGAGATTGCCTTCTCGATTTCGCAGGAGGCTGAAGACTGGATTGCAGACCTCGGTTATGACCTGACCTTCGGTGCCAGACCGCTAAAAAGAACCATTCAGAAATATGTTATCAATCCTCTGGCACAGGAACTGATTACAGGAAACATCTCAGATGGTGATACCGTTTCAGCAGAGGTTGACGACAGAGGAAGAATCATCTTCAAAAAATCATAA
- a CDS encoding tetratricopeptide repeat protein, translated as MHRLFPVFLPALTIFLVLLFTTGCDTGEVHSISSEFRSLKEEIRKTPGDDPVYPKLLDSLINMSNRGDRPEEQVEALSFAGEYHYVTGDYKSALNSYKKLVAIAEEHGLSLQLGKGLDNQGKTFFRLKDRNNAIASFKKAAAVCEVSGDSTGVGSALNNVGFMYWQESNFDSAIIFFNKALDVRSKLSNNDHHASTLNNLGTIYFNWAIYDKALEYYMKSLALQKEIDNNYGITISLSNIGQVYDQTSQHEEAIQYYRESLPYAIESKDTQVVGYAYQGLGYAFEPINIDSSIYYLKLSLETYKKAKYVPGEILSLKGIGNFYLKQKNYEVAEGHFTQMYQLAQKEKIMLREAEALKGLGEVRLAQNDIVAAEQYLSSGIKDAESINNKVLLRDIFKLLSEIYERSGQTDSAYLYIKKHILFAQQIQDEEMSRKLFGLKNKFQFQKYETDLQRKTFENETQRLIISSVGVLLLLLVAVAWLLYRMNKKKEQTNIELQKNKEMIERQSNELSAKNRELVELNEARDKLSSIIAHDLRSPFQSFLGLSEVLKEDYYDLSDKQKIQYITILHDTAQKSFDLLENLLYLSASRIGKLDFNPSEVSVWEVAARIVKLFDVQASEKKVRLTNNIPESAVAFADRAMLEIVMRNLVNNALKYTDENGRIELNSRLEGNRIFIEVKDNGIGMDEETRANIFNANVIKSQKGTRGEKGTGLGLGLCKEFAEKNSGTIHVESESGIGSRFILQLPVKSDV; from the coding sequence GTGCACAGACTATTTCCGGTATTTTTACCGGCTCTCACCATATTTCTTGTTCTGCTTTTCACAACCGGTTGTGACACGGGTGAGGTACATTCCATTTCATCTGAATTCAGGTCGCTAAAGGAGGAAATTAGAAAAACTCCGGGTGACGACCCCGTCTATCCAAAACTTCTCGATTCTCTGATAAATATGTCGAACAGAGGCGACCGCCCCGAAGAGCAGGTTGAGGCTCTGTCATTTGCGGGAGAATATCACTATGTCACGGGTGATTATAAATCTGCACTCAATTCCTATAAAAAACTGGTGGCAATTGCGGAGGAACACGGCTTGAGTCTTCAACTGGGAAAGGGACTTGATAATCAGGGGAAGACCTTTTTCAGACTTAAGGACCGCAACAATGCCATAGCATCATTTAAAAAGGCTGCCGCTGTATGCGAAGTTTCAGGAGATTCAACAGGTGTCGGGTCGGCTCTGAATAATGTGGGATTCATGTACTGGCAGGAATCGAACTTCGACAGTGCCATTATCTTCTTCAATAAGGCTCTCGATGTAAGAAGCAAACTTTCCAACAACGACCACCATGCCTCGACCCTGAACAATCTGGGGACAATTTACTTCAACTGGGCAATCTACGATAAAGCTCTTGAATACTATATGAAATCTCTTGCTTTGCAAAAAGAGATAGACAATAATTACGGAATCACAATCAGTCTGTCAAATATTGGACAGGTATATGACCAGACATCCCAGCACGAGGAAGCTATTCAGTATTACAGGGAAAGTCTGCCCTACGCTATCGAATCAAAGGATACACAGGTCGTCGGTTATGCATACCAGGGACTTGGATACGCATTCGAACCAATCAATATCGACTCTTCAATCTACTATTTGAAACTCTCTCTCGAGACCTATAAAAAAGCAAAATATGTACCGGGGGAGATTCTCTCACTAAAGGGGATAGGTAATTTTTATCTCAAGCAGAAAAATTATGAAGTAGCCGAGGGGCATTTTACACAGATGTATCAGCTTGCTCAAAAAGAAAAAATAATGCTCAGAGAGGCAGAGGCGCTTAAAGGTCTTGGAGAGGTGAGGCTTGCGCAAAATGATATCGTTGCTGCGGAACAATATCTTTCATCGGGTATTAAGGATGCCGAGTCCATCAACAATAAAGTGCTGCTAAGGGATATTTTCAAACTCCTTAGCGAAATCTATGAACGCTCGGGGCAGACAGACTCTGCTTATTTATACATTAAAAAGCATATTCTTTTTGCTCAACAAATCCAGGACGAGGAAATGAGCAGAAAACTCTTCGGCTTGAAGAATAAATTCCAGTTCCAGAAATACGAGACAGACCTGCAGAGGAAAACTTTTGAGAATGAAACTCAAAGGTTGATAATCTCGAGTGTTGGTGTCCTGCTCCTCCTTCTTGTTGCAGTAGCATGGTTGCTCTACAGGATGAATAAAAAGAAGGAACAAACCAATATTGAACTGCAAAAAAACAAGGAGATGATAGAGCGGCAATCGAATGAACTTTCAGCAAAGAACAGGGAATTGGTCGAATTAAATGAGGCGAGGGACAAACTCTCTTCAATCATCGCACATGATCTTAGAAGTCCGTTTCAGAGTTTCCTCGGGTTGAGTGAGGTATTGAAGGAAGATTACTACGATCTGTCCGACAAACAGAAAATCCAATATATAACCATTCTGCACGATACCGCACAAAAATCATTCGATCTTCTCGAGAATCTTCTCTACCTCTCGGCTTCAAGAATCGGAAAGCTCGATTTTAATCCATCGGAAGTGTCAGTGTGGGAAGTGGCTGCCAGGATAGTAAAACTTTTCGATGTTCAGGCATCTGAAAAGAAAGTCAGATTGACAAACAACATACCGGAATCTGCTGTAGCTTTTGCTGACCGTGCCATGCTCGAGATTGTCATGCGGAATCTTGTAAACAATGCCCTGAAATATACCGACGAGAATGGCAGAATCGAGTTGAATTCAAGACTTGAGGGGAACAGAATTTTTATTGAAGTGAAAGATAACGGTATCGGAATGGATGAGGAAACCAGAGCCAACATTTTTAATGCCAATGTTATCAAATCCCAAAAAGGTACCAGAGGCGAAAAGGGTACCGGCCTTGGTCTTGGTCTGTGTAAGGAATTTGCTGAAAAAAACAGCGGTACAATCCATGTCGAGAGTGAATCCGGTATCGGTTCCCGGTTTATTTTACAGCTTCCCGTAAAATCAGATGTCTAA
- a CDS encoding agmatine deiminase family protein — MNLKQILLLSFFLLQVQVVSQDLPKGMTPAEQEMMKNYRFPSSTEAFTTPPPFPVRTMAEWETLSSILITWTSYQSILRQIVDYAQEECLVVIVCSDSNSVKTYLTSGGVPIRNLKFIQAAFNSIWIRDYGPWAVYGGGVDSLVLVDWVYNRPRPSDDVISQVFSTWSGLPLYQTINEPYRLVATGGNFMTDGLGTAFSSKLIVNENTNKTDAQINAIMADYMGINRYVKMDVLPYDGIHHIDMHMKLLDEETLLVGQYPQGISDGPQIELNLQYILNNFLTPFGRPYKVVRIPMPPDGSNQYPSQGGDYRTFTNSVFVNKTVIVPTYDLRYDSTALRIYREALPGYNVVGINCNSIIPASGAIHCITKEIGVVDQIHIVHDRLPFRKAEPGSGYQIKAYMKSKLPLVSKKLYYTLDTTAAWSQVPMQTVSGDTVAGYIPEVPTGTKIYYYIEAVTANRTSTKPVTAPANNFNFTADGSLPVELVSFDLFTQNGVVVLKWATASELNNREFVVERTVKGGSDWITAGSVPGKGTTTSTTEYSFTDRNPGTGVFSYRLRQIDHDGSFKIYNGGDVSVELFDFTLYQNYPNPFNPSTVIFYSMKEDGIANLAVYNALGEKVVQLHDGPAGKGIHKVEFNALNMPAGVYFYRLNVMETGGGTGFTSVKKMILSK; from the coding sequence ATGAATTTAAAACAGATTCTGCTCCTCTCCTTTTTTCTCCTTCAAGTTCAGGTTGTTTCGCAGGACCTGCCAAAAGGGATGACTCCTGCCGAACAGGAGATGATGAAAAATTATCGCTTTCCTTCATCAACCGAGGCTTTTACTACACCCCCGCCATTCCCCGTAAGGACGATGGCAGAGTGGGAAACCTTGAGTTCGATTTTGATCACCTGGACAAGTTATCAGTCGATTCTCCGTCAGATAGTTGATTACGCCCAGGAGGAGTGCCTCGTTGTTATTGTCTGCAGCGATTCAAACTCGGTGAAGACTTATCTTACTTCGGGCGGAGTTCCAATCAGGAATCTTAAGTTTATTCAGGCAGCTTTCAACTCAATATGGATCAGGGATTATGGTCCATGGGCGGTCTATGGCGGTGGTGTCGATTCACTGGTGCTGGTTGACTGGGTCTATAACCGCCCGAGACCGAGTGATGATGTCATTTCTCAGGTCTTTTCGACATGGTCGGGTTTGCCTTTGTATCAGACAATAAATGAACCGTATCGTTTGGTCGCAACAGGCGGTAACTTTATGACGGACGGGTTGGGGACGGCTTTTTCATCAAAACTTATTGTAAATGAAAACACAAACAAAACCGATGCACAAATCAATGCGATCATGGCTGACTACATGGGAATCAACCGGTATGTAAAGATGGATGTCCTCCCTTATGACGGTATTCATCATATAGACATGCACATGAAACTGCTCGACGAAGAGACACTTCTTGTAGGGCAGTACCCTCAGGGTATTTCCGATGGTCCACAGATCGAGTTGAATCTCCAGTATATTCTCAATAATTTCCTCACACCTTTCGGAAGACCTTATAAGGTTGTCAGAATTCCCATGCCACCGGACGGCAGTAACCAGTATCCCAGCCAGGGTGGCGACTACAGAACTTTCACAAACTCCGTTTTTGTGAATAAAACTGTAATTGTCCCAACTTATGACCTGCGTTACGACTCCACAGCCTTGAGGATATACAGAGAGGCGCTCCCCGGTTATAATGTGGTGGGGATTAACTGCAATTCCATCATCCCTGCGAGTGGTGCCATTCATTGCATTACAAAGGAAATCGGAGTTGTTGATCAGATCCACATCGTTCACGACAGACTTCCGTTCAGAAAAGCTGAACCGGGAAGCGGTTATCAGATAAAAGCGTACATGAAAAGCAAGTTGCCCCTTGTCTCCAAAAAGCTTTATTACACCCTAGACACAACCGCGGCCTGGAGCCAGGTACCGATGCAGACCGTATCAGGTGACACAGTTGCGGGTTATATTCCGGAAGTTCCGACAGGAACAAAAATTTATTACTACATCGAGGCTGTCACTGCAAACAGGACTAGTACAAAACCCGTTACCGCTCCTGCAAACAACTTCAATTTTACCGCTGACGGCTCACTCCCTGTGGAACTCGTTTCGTTCGATCTCTTCACACAAAACGGTGTCGTAGTCCTTAAATGGGCAACAGCTTCGGAACTGAATAACAGAGAGTTTGTTGTTGAGAGAACCGTAAAGGGAGGAAGCGACTGGATAACAGCGGGAAGTGTTCCCGGAAAAGGGACCACCACTTCAACAACAGAATATTCCTTCACGGACAGAAACCCCGGTACAGGGGTCTTCAGTTACCGTCTTCGACAAATTGATCACGACGGTTCATTTAAGATTTACAACGGAGGCGATGTATCAGTCGAGCTGTTTGATTTCACACTTTATCAGAACTACCCCAATCCGTTTAATCCATCGACTGTTATATTCTACAGCATGAAAGAGGACGGAATAGCGAATCTCGCTGTTTATAACGCTCTCGGTGAGAAAGTGGTGCAACTTCACGATGGTCCGGCGGGAAAAGGGATTCACAAGGTGGAGTTCAACGCATTAAACATGCCGGCAGGGGTTTACTTCTACAGATTGAATGTCATGGAAACAGGAGGCGGAACGGGCTTCACCTCTGTTAAGAAAATGATTCTCTCAAAATAG